The proteins below are encoded in one region of Desulfosalsimonas propionicica:
- the murJ gene encoding murein biosynthesis integral membrane protein MurJ: MDEKQKVTRAAGVIGLATLLSRILGFIRDMIIAWFFGAGRLSDAFFVAFRIPNLLRRLFAEGTLSMAFVPVFTRYLTDSGRAEAFALARSAIRLLAAILVLVTIAGILTAPWIVKGVAPGFSGDKFELTVTLTRIMFPYIVCICLVALCMGILNALGHFAAPALAPVFLNLAMIGAVLFIAPLMQEPVMGLAIGVLIGGGLQLALQLPFLLQKGIRVWEKAPLLHPGLARVARLMGPAVFGAAVYQVNILIGTLLASLLAEGSVSYLYYADRVVQFPLGIFAISMSVALLPSLSRQAAAEDFTALADTFAYAMNMVFFITIPAMVGLIVLREPIVGLLFHRGAFEIESLQATGFALFHYSVGLWAFSAVRIVVSTFYALQDTKTPVKMATYSIIANIGLGVILMGPLSHGGLALATSLASMINFVLLTGVLHYRLGGLHWKKIIVSTGKTVIIASAMGVVLLGWLAFLPLDAAGPAQVLFVELAAAIFAGVLVYGACAWLLHRSALYALISMVKRS; encoded by the coding sequence ATGGATGAGAAACAAAAAGTAACCCGGGCTGCCGGCGTAATCGGTCTGGCCACCCTACTGAGCCGGATTCTGGGCTTTATCCGGGATATGATCATTGCCTGGTTTTTCGGGGCAGGCAGGCTTTCAGACGCCTTTTTCGTGGCCTTCCGGATTCCCAACCTGCTGCGGCGCCTGTTTGCCGAAGGCACCCTGAGCATGGCATTTGTGCCGGTCTTTACCCGATACCTGACCGACTCCGGCCGGGCCGAAGCCTTTGCACTTGCCAGATCGGCCATACGCCTGCTGGCGGCAATCCTTGTGCTGGTCACCATTGCGGGCATTCTCACGGCCCCCTGGATTGTCAAGGGGGTGGCTCCAGGTTTTTCCGGCGACAAGTTTGAGCTGACAGTCACCCTCACACGGATCATGTTTCCCTACATTGTCTGTATCTGCCTTGTGGCCCTGTGCATGGGGATTTTAAACGCGCTTGGCCATTTTGCGGCCCCGGCCCTGGCACCGGTTTTTTTAAACCTTGCCATGATCGGCGCAGTGCTGTTTATTGCCCCCCTCATGCAGGAGCCTGTCATGGGACTGGCCATCGGCGTGTTAATCGGCGGAGGTCTCCAGCTGGCACTCCAGCTCCCGTTTCTGCTGCAAAAAGGAATCCGGGTCTGGGAAAAAGCCCCGCTACTCCATCCGGGTCTGGCCCGGGTCGCCAGACTCATGGGACCTGCTGTTTTCGGCGCAGCGGTTTACCAGGTCAACATTCTCATCGGCACCCTTCTGGCCTCCCTGCTGGCCGAAGGCAGCGTTTCTTACCTGTACTATGCCGACCGCGTGGTGCAGTTTCCCCTTGGTATATTCGCCATTTCCATGTCCGTGGCCCTGCTGCCGAGTCTTTCGCGCCAGGCGGCAGCAGAAGACTTCACCGCCCTGGCCGACACTTTTGCCTATGCCATGAACATGGTTTTTTTTATTACCATTCCGGCCATGGTGGGCCTGATTGTTTTGCGCGAACCCATTGTGGGGCTGCTTTTTCACCGGGGGGCATTTGAGATTGAAAGTCTGCAGGCCACAGGGTTTGCACTGTTTCATTACAGCGTCGGACTGTGGGCTTTTTCCGCAGTGCGTATTGTTGTCTCCACCTTTTACGCCCTCCAGGACACCAAAACGCCGGTTAAGATGGCCACCTATTCCATTATCGCCAACATCGGCCTGGGCGTGATCCTCATGGGTCCCCTATCCCACGGCGGACTGGCGCTGGCCACATCCCTTGCCTCCATGATCAATTTTGTACTGCTCACCGGCGTGCTCCATTACCGCCTGGGGGGGCTGCACTGGAAAAAGATCATTGTTTCCACAGGCAAAACTGTGATAATTGCCAGTGCAATGGGTGTTGTCCTGCTGGGATGGTTGGCTTTTCTGCCCCTGGATGCCGCAGGTCCCGCGCAAGTTCTGTTTGTGGAGCTGGCAGCGGCAATTTTCGCCGGTGTTCTGGTCTACGGCGCCTGCGCATGGCTGCTGCACCGCAGCGCTCTTTATGCTTTGATTTCCATGGTGAAACGCAGTTGA
- the miaA gene encoding tRNA (adenosine(37)-N6)-dimethylallyltransferase MiaA — translation MNSSSMPKPRVVVVCGPTGIGKTRLSMALANRFNGGIVSADSMQIYRHMNIGTAKPDAAKQAAAPHYMIDVADPDEAYDAARYAREAQEAVANLKQQGRLPLIIGGTGLYIKALLYGLFDAAPSSPRLREKLRNEAAQKGTRILHERLAACDAKAAGRIHPNDAHRIIRALEVHALTGRPISEYQHDHGFANAHYCFLKIGLYMDRQALYAQINQRVEQMVAEGLLREVRSLQEMGYDPELKSMQSLGYRHMTAYLQGCLDWNEAIDQMKKDTRRYAKRQLVWFRKDPDVFWMGPDSVEEACRRVRAFLKQPE, via the coding sequence ATGAATAGTTCTTCCATGCCCAAGCCCCGGGTTGTTGTTGTCTGCGGCCCCACGGGCATCGGAAAAACCCGGCTGTCGATGGCACTGGCAAACCGATTTAACGGCGGCATTGTCAGTGCCGATTCCATGCAGATATACCGGCACATGAACATTGGCACGGCAAAACCGGATGCAGCCAAGCAGGCCGCAGCCCCCCATTACATGATTGATGTGGCCGACCCGGACGAGGCCTATGATGCGGCCCGCTACGCCAGAGAAGCGCAAGAAGCGGTTGCAAACCTGAAACAACAGGGCCGGCTGCCCCTGATCATTGGCGGAACCGGATTGTATATCAAGGCGCTTCTCTACGGGTTGTTTGATGCAGCCCCGTCTTCCCCCCGGCTCAGGGAAAAGCTGCGCAATGAGGCCGCCCAAAAAGGAACCCGTATTCTCCATGAACGGCTGGCGGCCTGTGACGCGAAAGCCGCCGGACGGATCCATCCCAATGACGCCCACCGCATCATCCGGGCCCTTGAAGTCCACGCCCTCACCGGGCGCCCAATCTCCGAATACCAGCATGACCATGGATTTGCCAATGCCCATTACTGTTTTTTGAAAATTGGTCTGTACATGGACCGGCAGGCGCTGTATGCGCAGATCAACCAGCGGGTGGAACAAATGGTGGCAGAGGGCCTGCTCCGGGAAGTCCGGAGCCTTCAGGAAATGGGCTATGACCCTGAACTCAAATCCATGCAATCACTGGGATATCGCCACATGACAGCCTATCTGCAGGGATGTTTGGACTGGAACGAGGCCATAGACCAGATGAAAAAAGACACGCGCCGTTATGCCAAGCGCCAGTTGGTTTGGTTCAGAAAGGACCCGGATGTGTTCTGGATGGGGCCTGACAGCGTGGAAGAGGCCTGCAGACGGGTCCGGGCATTTTTGAAACAACCGGAATAA
- the htpX gene encoding zinc metalloprotease HtpX encodes MIGNHFRTALLLTVLTLIIMFIGQMVGGTGGMLIALIFAGGMNFFSYWHSDKIVLKMYKAREADSQSAPELYGIVGELAQKAGLPMPRVYIIPQQAPNAFATGRNPDHAVVAVTEGLLRYMNNREIAGVIAHELGHVKNRDILIGSIAATMAGAIMMIANFARFAAIFGGISRDEGEGGGFFGLIAMSIIAPVAAMLVQMAISRSREYMADATSADITRDPDGLASALEKLGSYGKKIPMEAEPATAHMFIANPLGGRRGLTHLFSTHPPIEQRIARLRGQNPSPENLSRPRSPSAEGQAKQLWDRLSG; translated from the coding sequence ATGATCGGCAATCATTTCCGCACTGCATTGCTGCTGACGGTTTTAACGCTGATAATCATGTTCATCGGGCAGATGGTCGGGGGCACAGGCGGCATGCTCATCGCACTGATATTTGCCGGTGGTATGAATTTTTTTTCCTACTGGCATTCCGATAAAATCGTATTAAAAATGTACAAAGCCCGTGAAGCCGATTCCCAAAGCGCGCCCGAGCTTTACGGAATTGTCGGAGAACTGGCCCAAAAGGCCGGGTTGCCCATGCCGCGGGTCTACATTATTCCTCAACAGGCGCCAAACGCCTTTGCAACTGGCCGAAATCCCGATCATGCCGTGGTCGCTGTCACCGAAGGGCTCCTGCGCTACATGAACAACCGGGAAATCGCGGGCGTGATTGCCCATGAACTGGGGCATGTAAAAAACCGTGACATCCTCATCGGATCCATTGCCGCCACCATGGCCGGAGCCATCATGATGATCGCCAATTTCGCAAGATTTGCGGCCATCTTCGGGGGGATTTCCAGAGACGAAGGGGAAGGCGGCGGCTTTTTCGGCCTGATTGCCATGTCCATTATCGCCCCGGTGGCCGCCATGCTGGTTCAGATGGCCATATCCCGTTCCCGGGAATATATGGCTGACGCCACCTCCGCCGATATCACCCGGGACCCGGACGGGCTTGCCTCGGCTCTTGAAAAGCTTGGTTCATACGGCAAAAAAATTCCCATGGAGGCCGAACCCGCCACAGCGCACATGTTTATCGCCAATCCGCTTGGCGGACGGCGCGGATTGACCCATTTGTTTTCCACGCATCCCCCCATTGAGCAGCGTATTGCCCGGCTGCGGGGCCAAAACCCGTCGCCGGAAAACCTTTCCCGGCCCCGGTCCCCGAGCGCCGAGGGGCAGGCAAAACAATTGTGGGACCGTTTGAGCGGATGA
- a CDS encoding sigma-54-dependent transcriptional regulator, with protein sequence MSEQKAARILIVDDEVHICRNCRKILSKQAYETEYVLDGRSALEKLAEKSYDVVITDVKMGRIGGTEVLKWLRENHPETMVIVITGYASVSSAVELMKTGAFDYLPKPFTPDELRQVVADAVEQQKIVRQNRRLMQEPYQHMPRLSHQLIGSSPQIRKVISMIQKVADTDATVLLSGESGTGKELVARAIHANSSRHDKVFFGVDCGTLSGSLLESELFGYRKGAFTDAQKDKSGIFELADGGTVFLDEISNTTPDIQGKLLRFLDTREFLPLGDTAHRRVDVRLIFATNRELNQMVAEKSFREDFYYRIYVYPIYLPPLRERKSDILPIAYHFLGQLNNQRGKSISGFDPEAASRLLNYHWPGNVRQLRNVIERAVILCETDTITIQDLPHLSDIDDIERLMECVPETNAELIRIKKEIRQKAVAKVEKNFLLNALEQNDWNISRAARQTGMQRPNFQNLMKKYGIRPSSG encoded by the coding sequence ATGAGCGAGCAAAAAGCGGCCCGGATACTCATTGTTGACGATGAGGTGCATATTTGCCGGAACTGCCGGAAAATTCTGTCAAAGCAGGCATATGAGACCGAGTACGTTCTAGACGGGCGCAGTGCCCTGGAAAAGCTGGCTGAGAAAAGCTATGATGTGGTGATCACGGACGTGAAAATGGGCCGCATCGGAGGCACGGAGGTGTTAAAGTGGCTTCGGGAAAACCATCCGGAAACCATGGTCATTGTGATCACCGGTTATGCCAGCGTTTCTTCAGCGGTGGAACTGATGAAAACCGGTGCTTTTGACTACCTGCCCAAGCCCTTTACCCCGGATGAACTGCGGCAGGTGGTGGCAGACGCCGTGGAGCAGCAAAAGATTGTCCGGCAGAACCGCCGGCTGATGCAGGAACCCTATCAACACATGCCCAGGCTCTCTCACCAGCTCATCGGCAGCAGCCCGCAGATCCGCAAGGTTATCAGTATGATTCAGAAGGTGGCCGATACCGATGCCACGGTTTTGCTCTCGGGGGAAAGCGGCACTGGAAAGGAGCTTGTGGCACGGGCCATCCATGCCAACAGCAGCCGGCATGACAAGGTTTTTTTCGGAGTGGACTGCGGTACCCTAAGCGGCAGTCTTCTGGAAAGCGAACTTTTCGGATACCGCAAGGGCGCTTTTACAGACGCGCAAAAAGACAAATCCGGCATCTTTGAGCTGGCTGACGGCGGCACTGTGTTTCTTGATGAAATCAGCAACACCACACCGGATATCCAGGGCAAGCTGCTTCGGTTTTTAGATACCCGGGAGTTTCTGCCCCTGGGCGATACCGCCCATCGCCGGGTGGATGTGCGGCTGATTTTTGCTACCAACCGGGAGTTAAACCAGATGGTGGCGGAGAAATCGTTTCGCGAGGATTTTTATTACCGGATTTATGTTTATCCCATTTACCTGCCCCCATTGCGGGAGCGCAAAAGCGATATTCTGCCCATTGCTTATCATTTTCTGGGTCAGCTCAACAATCAGCGGGGAAAATCCATTTCCGGATTTGACCCGGAAGCCGCCAGCCGCCTTTTAAACTACCACTGGCCCGGAAATGTCCGGCAGCTGCGCAATGTCATTGAACGTGCGGTGATTTTATGTGAAACCGATACCATTACCATTCAGGATCTGCCCCATCTCAGTGATATCGATGACATTGAGCGCCTCATGGAATGCGTGCCTGAGACCAATGCGGAACTGATCCGGATCAAAAAGGAAATCCGCCAGAAGGCCGTGGCCAAGGTGGAGAAAAATTTTCTGCTCAATGCCCTGGAGCAAAATGACTGGAACATTTCCCGGGCAGCCCGCCAGACGGGAATGCAACGGCCCAATTTCCAGAATCTGATGAAGAAATACGGCATCAGGCCTTCTTCCGGATAG
- a CDS encoding response regulator, translating into MTEKQKVLVVDDEKHICDNVKKILAKNNYEVELAQSGQEALEKLSREPFALMLSDMVMPGMNGLELLKQVKTEWPLTKALIMTAYGSTDTAVKAIQLGALDYISKPFTPDELRETINLAASERLAEAPTPEEVKQQINVIDLDMPFDAEEVAKYTGEDYVNTLSRSDRPVVEVKKPESYCEMGQMVCDIFKKLGKTCKAGMKTQECPQKRAKKAKSAKTGNAPSVKKLVGIDMPFNYDEVMALTGPEYVSNLQTGEIAFMPYEQLKAQMAGTTGRKEARTARKEARTGSEQPFDMDEVSKYTGEEYTKTLGSSDMPVVEVKKSENYCEMGQMACDIFKKLGKTCKAGMKTQECPQKKGKKGKAAKKSRSPATKTLIGVDMPFDYEEVAALTGAEYAANVDRNGYAVPPYEELKARVRAMVKENQAPSDADVIAFPGQAAGENVLVIDDEPYISKNVRKILAKKGYAVKQAVTRDEALDQLEAGAYDLVLLDLKIPGVKGLELLESVRQKQPQAKVIIITGYASIESAKESARLGIYDYLHKPFTPEELRKTAEAAISLAA; encoded by the coding sequence ATGACCGAAAAGCAAAAAGTCCTTGTGGTGGACGATGAAAAACACATTTGCGACAATGTGAAAAAAATCCTCGCCAAAAACAATTATGAAGTGGAACTGGCCCAGAGCGGTCAGGAGGCTCTGGAGAAACTGTCCAGAGAACCGTTTGCACTGATGCTCTCTGACATGGTCATGCCCGGAATGAACGGCCTGGAGCTGTTAAAACAGGTCAAAACTGAATGGCCACTGACCAAGGCCCTGATCATGACCGCATACGGGTCCACGGACACGGCTGTAAAGGCTATTCAGCTCGGGGCCCTGGACTACATCTCCAAGCCGTTTACCCCGGATGAGCTGCGGGAAACAATCAACCTGGCGGCTTCTGAAAGACTTGCCGAAGCCCCGACTCCCGAGGAGGTAAAGCAACAGATCAATGTAATTGACCTGGATATGCCCTTTGACGCAGAAGAGGTGGCCAAGTATACCGGAGAGGACTATGTCAATACCCTGAGCCGTTCGGACAGACCGGTGGTGGAAGTCAAAAAGCCTGAAAGTTACTGCGAAATGGGGCAGATGGTATGCGATATCTTCAAAAAGCTGGGCAAGACCTGCAAGGCCGGCATGAAAACCCAGGAATGTCCCCAGAAAAGGGCGAAAAAGGCAAAATCCGCTAAAACCGGCAATGCCCCGTCCGTGAAAAAGCTCGTGGGCATTGACATGCCCTTTAACTACGATGAGGTCATGGCCCTGACCGGTCCGGAGTATGTCAGCAATCTGCAGACCGGTGAAATTGCCTTTATGCCCTATGAGCAGTTAAAGGCGCAGATGGCTGGAACCACCGGCCGCAAGGAAGCCAGGACCGCCCGCAAGGAAGCCAGGACCGGATCGGAGCAGCCCTTTGACATGGATGAGGTTTCCAAATATACCGGCGAAGAATACACCAAAACCCTGGGCAGCTCGGATATGCCGGTGGTGGAAGTCAAAAAGTCGGAAAATTACTGCGAAATGGGGCAGATGGCATGCGATATCTTCAAAAAGCTGGGCAAGACCTGCAAGGCCGGCATGAAAACCCAGGAATGTCCCCAGAAGAAGGGGAAAAAGGGCAAGGCCGCAAAGAAGTCCAGGAGCCCGGCAACCAAAACCCTGATCGGCGTGGACATGCCCTTTGACTATGAGGAAGTCGCTGCCCTGACCGGAGCTGAATATGCCGCTAACGTGGACCGCAACGGGTATGCAGTGCCGCCTTATGAGGAGTTAAAGGCGCGGGTCCGGGCCATGGTGAAAGAAAACCAGGCCCCATCCGATGCTGATGTGATTGCGTTTCCCGGGCAGGCAGCCGGGGAAAATGTCCTGGTCATTGATGATGAACCCTATATTTCCAAAAATGTCAGGAAAATACTGGCAAAAAAGGGCTATGCCGTAAAACAGGCTGTCACCCGGGATGAAGCCCTGGATCAGCTTGAGGCCGGTGCCTATGACCTGGTGCTGCTTGACCTGAAAATTCCCGGGGTCAAGGGACTGGAGCTGCTGGAATCCGTCAGGCAAAAGCAGCCGCAGGCCAAGGTGATCATTATCACAGGCTATGCCAGCATTGAAAGCGCAAAGGAAAGTGCGCGCCTGGGCATTTACGATTACCTGCACAAGCCCTTTACACCCGAGGAGCTTCGCAAAACCGCAGAAGCCGCCATCAGCCTGGCTGCCTGA
- a CDS encoding HAMP domain-containing protein: MLSFITGKMSVKISLFISVIIIIVFSAGTFFLVSQQTSRLEDELLYRAKIQSVLGAETVATIIEEAIDNGVFSVNEAFDTDYQIFGNFDPPKYHTSYDSYLDRAILSIQDKFLKDDNLIYAVAADRNGYVPTHNTRYQQSITGDPEKDRVRNRTKGIFNDPVGIKAAENKEEGFQQIYHRDTGEVAWDVASPITVKGKHWGGFRVGVELSSISAAQTQLVKAMGLIMILILVVSLLFTFLYVTKAMAPLRKMTVVARNIAKGNELESEIPVTRKDEIGELQDALNRLRLSILIALKRKKGK, encoded by the coding sequence ATGCTTTCATTTATTACCGGAAAAATGAGTGTAAAAATTTCTTTGTTCATCAGTGTAATTATCATCATTGTGTTTTCCGCAGGTACCTTTTTTTTGGTAAGCCAGCAAACCAGCAGGCTTGAGGATGAACTTTTATACCGTGCCAAAATTCAGTCTGTTCTGGGGGCGGAAACAGTCGCCACAATTATAGAAGAAGCAATCGACAACGGCGTTTTTTCCGTTAACGAAGCATTTGACACGGATTATCAAATATTTGGCAATTTTGATCCGCCAAAATATCATACTTCCTATGATTCATACCTGGACCGGGCCATTCTTTCCATACAGGACAAGTTCCTTAAGGATGACAATTTGATTTACGCGGTGGCAGCGGATCGCAATGGATATGTACCAACCCACAATACCCGTTATCAGCAGTCCATCACCGGTGATCCGGAAAAGGACCGGGTCCGGAACCGGACAAAGGGGATCTTCAACGACCCGGTTGGAATCAAGGCAGCTGAAAATAAAGAAGAGGGATTTCAGCAGATATATCATCGGGACACCGGGGAAGTCGCATGGGATGTTGCTTCCCCCATCACTGTCAAGGGAAAGCATTGGGGCGGGTTTCGTGTAGGGGTTGAACTCAGTTCAATCAGTGCCGCGCAAACACAGCTGGTGAAAGCAATGGGCTTGATCATGATCCTTATTCTTGTTGTATCCTTATTGTTTACATTTCTTTATGTTACCAAAGCCATGGCACCATTGCGGAAAATGACGGTTGTGGCCAGAAACATTGCAAAAGGAAATGAATTGGAAAGTGAAATTCCGGTTACCCGCAAGGATGAAATCGGGGAGCTTCAGGATGCCCTGAATCGACTGAGGTTGAGTATATTAATAGCGCTGAAGCGGAAAAAGGGAAAATAA
- a CDS encoding response regulator, which translates to MAKIKLMLADHQPIVREGIRALLEKESDIKVSAEAGEGALCFKRLRETKPDVLLMDISMPGIDGINSIRELKKASEKTGIVILTMHQKRSHVREALHAGVMGYLLKTSPYEEVLGAIRAAAEQKYYLSTEINADIIDNYLKRETTEPFASKYDLLTKREHMILRFMAEGYTTNEIAMMLSVSPKTVAKHRTNLMEKLEMKNMATLVRYAIKIGVVDVDSDYGAGS; encoded by the coding sequence ATGGCCAAAATCAAACTCATGCTTGCAGATCATCAGCCGATTGTCCGGGAAGGCATCAGAGCACTGCTCGAAAAGGAATCCGACATCAAGGTCTCGGCCGAGGCCGGCGAGGGAGCCCTTTGCTTCAAACGTCTCAGGGAGACCAAACCTGACGTACTGCTCATGGATATTTCCATGCCAGGGATTGACGGCATTAACAGTATCCGGGAACTCAAAAAAGCATCTGAGAAAACCGGCATTGTCATCCTGACCATGCATCAGAAGCGTTCCCATGTCCGGGAAGCGCTCCATGCAGGGGTTATGGGTTATTTGCTCAAAACCAGTCCATATGAGGAAGTGCTTGGGGCCATCCGTGCGGCTGCAGAGCAGAAATATTATCTGAGCACGGAAATCAATGCAGATATCATTGACAATTATCTGAAAAGGGAAACCACCGAACCCTTTGCGAGCAAATATGATCTGCTCACAAAACGCGAACACATGATCCTGCGATTTATGGCCGAAGGCTACACAACCAATGAGATTGCAATGATGCTGTCTGTAAGCCCCAAAACCGTGGCCAAGCACCGCACCAATCTCATGGAAAAACTCGAGATGAAAAACATGGCCACGCTGGTGCGTTATGCCATCAAAATCGGTGTGGTGGACGTGGATAGTGATTACGGTGCCGGATCATGA
- a CDS encoding LuxR C-terminal-related transcriptional regulator, which produces MKMKLMLVDNQLVVRQGLKALLAKEPDMEVVAEAADTAESLDLIKKHRPDVVVAETAAARSGSTDTVRMIQESGVDCQILILTNQSSKSLVREALQAGARGYVLKTASYSEVLTAIRSVQQQSYYLSPEISAEIIHTFVKKKQKNMQAEPYEQLSKRERQVFKLIAEGKTTDEIADMLTISPKTVAKHRMNIMEKLRLKNTATLVRYAARIGILDI; this is translated from the coding sequence ATGAAAATGAAACTGATGCTTGTAGACAACCAGTTGGTGGTACGGCAGGGCCTCAAAGCGCTACTGGCAAAAGAGCCGGACATGGAAGTAGTGGCCGAAGCCGCAGACACCGCAGAAAGCCTGGATTTGATCAAAAAGCACCGGCCCGACGTGGTTGTTGCTGAAACCGCTGCCGCCCGCTCCGGCAGCACGGATACCGTTCGCATGATTCAGGAATCCGGTGTGGACTGCCAGATTCTGATCCTGACAAACCAGAGCAGCAAAAGTCTGGTACGGGAAGCCCTTCAGGCAGGCGCCCGCGGCTATGTTCTGAAAACAGCATCTTATTCGGAAGTTCTGACCGCCATCCGGTCCGTACAGCAGCAGTCCTACTACCTGAGCCCTGAAATCAGCGCTGAAATCATCCATACTTTTGTCAAAAAAAAACAAAAAAATATGCAGGCAGAGCCATATGAACAGCTTTCCAAGAGGGAACGCCAGGTATTCAAGCTCATTGCCGAGGGCAAAACCACAGATGAAATCGCTGACATGCTCACCATCAGCCCCAAAACCGTGGCCAAGCACCGGATGAACATCATGGAAAAACTCCGGCTCAAAAACACGGCCACCCTGGTGCGGTATGCAGCCCGGATCGGTATTCTCGATATTTGA
- a CDS encoding FtsB family cell division protein, producing MKSVSENSGLVRWGLWATALLLGVYLLAIIFGDHGLTGMKAMRKELKQIRQENARLEKENMDLYRTINRLKNDPAYIEQVAREELNMVRPDEIVFRFDDAAGKNQQKQNQ from the coding sequence TTGAAATCCGTATCCGAGAACTCCGGTCTTGTGCGTTGGGGGCTCTGGGCCACCGCCCTTTTGCTCGGCGTTTACCTGCTGGCCATCATCTTTGGCGATCACGGCCTGACGGGCATGAAAGCCATGCGAAAGGAGCTGAAGCAAATCCGGCAGGAAAACGCCCGGCTTGAAAAAGAAAACATGGACCTGTACCGCACCATCAACCGGCTGAAAAACGATCCGGCCTATATCGAGCAGGTGGCAAGGGAGGAACTCAACATGGTCCGGCCCGATGAAATCGTGTTCCGTTTTGACGACGCTGCCGGTAAAAACCAACAAAAACAGAATCAATGA
- a CDS encoding PaaI family thioesterase, which translates to MSSASQNNQNSDPPPLDPEIRDAIYRAVASEPLACELNMKLLELERGCSCVEMRYDPETMANIYNRAHGGAIFSLIDEAFETASQTGGKIAVALNVNVTYVQSPAEPMRLLARASETSRTRKTASYDIRVTDENQQLIATCQALAYCTGKPLPF; encoded by the coding sequence ATGAGCAGTGCATCGCAAAACAACCAGAACTCTGACCCACCCCCTCTTGACCCCGAAATCCGGGATGCCATTTACAGGGCCGTGGCCAGTGAACCGCTGGCCTGTGAGTTGAACATGAAGCTTTTGGAACTGGAAAGGGGTTGTTCATGCGTGGAAATGCGCTATGACCCGGAAACCATGGCCAATATTTACAACCGTGCCCACGGGGGCGCTATTTTTTCCCTGATTGACGAAGCCTTTGAAACCGCCAGCCAGACAGGAGGCAAAATTGCCGTTGCCTTAAACGTCAATGTCACTTACGTGCAGAGCCCGGCCGAACCCATGCGCCTTTTGGCCCGGGCCAGTGAAACCAGCCGGACCCGGAAAACCGCCAGTTACGATATCCGGGTGACGGATGAAAACCAGCAGCTGATTGCCACCTGCCAGGCTCTGGCCTATTGCACCGGCAAACCGCTGCCGTTTTAA
- a CDS encoding chemotaxis protein: protein MQKNIFLFSGIVIFIFFSGFIPAMAEDDNLTGRDLIAKQAALSCRDEVIQEMEKLVESNVVSFADLFDTFYIPVPDTDPPKYHTQYDRHMDKVIRIILDKYLGQQSWFLYVVAVDRNGYVPTHNSKYSKALTDDPDYNLKHNRTKRIANDRTGLAAARNTDSYLLQQYERDTGNTIADLSVPIYIRGKHWGGIRVGYEK, encoded by the coding sequence TTGCAGAAAAACATTTTTTTGTTTTCAGGCATCGTGATTTTCATATTCTTTTCAGGCTTCATCCCGGCCATGGCCGAGGACGATAACCTGACAGGAAGAGACCTTATCGCTAAACAAGCCGCTCTGAGTTGTCGGGATGAAGTCATACAGGAGATGGAAAAACTCGTGGAATCAAATGTGGTATCATTCGCTGATTTGTTTGATACTTTTTATATTCCTGTTCCGGACACGGATCCGCCAAAATATCATACTCAATACGATCGTCATATGGATAAGGTCATACGTATTATTCTGGATAAGTATCTCGGACAGCAGTCCTGGTTTTTGTATGTTGTGGCTGTGGATCGAAACGGTTATGTGCCTACCCATAACTCGAAATATTCCAAGGCATTGACAGATGATCCGGATTACAACCTGAAACATAATCGGACAAAGCGTATTGCCAATGACCGCACTGGCCTGGCCGCAGCACGCAATACCGATTCGTATTTGCTTCAGCAATACGAACGGGATACGGGAAACACGATTGCAGATTTGTCTGTTCCGATTTATATCCGGGGCAAACACTGGGGCGGAATTCGTGTGGGCTATGAGAAATAG